From the genome of Chloroherpetonaceae bacterium:
AATCCCGAACTGCCTCACGGCTTCCGCATTTGTGGAGAGCGCCACAAAATGCTTGGCAATAGCTGCCTCTTGACCGATGCGCTCTAAAAACCAGCGACGTGCAGTGTGGGCGTTGGTGAGCGTCTCTTGCGTGGTGAAAGTCTTTGAAGCGATAATAAAGAGCGTTGTTTCAGCATTCAAGGTGCGCAGTGTCTCAGCAATATGCGTGCCATCAACATTGGAGACAAAGTGCACATTGAGGTCGCGCTTGCTGTAGGGCTTTAAGGCAGCGGTAACCATTGCTGGACCCAAGTCCGAACCACCGATGCCGATGTTCACCACATCGGTAATAGGTTGGCCTGTGTAGCCACGCCACTCACCTTTCCGCACTGCCTCAGTAAATGTCTTCATTTGTGCCAGCACCGCATTGACCTCAGGCATCACATCTTTGCCATCGACTTCAATCGGACGGTTCGAGCGATTGCGCAACGCAATGTGTAGTGCAGCGCGATTCTCTGTCGTGTTGATTTTCTCACCACGAAACATCTTCTCAATGTTGGCTTTGACTTTCGTGGCTTTTGCAAGCTCAATGAGCAAGCGCATCGTCTCTTCGGTGATGCGATTTTTGGAGTAGTCAAGCAAAATGTCACCGACTCGGAGTGAAAATTTTTCAAATCGGCGCGGGTCTTTCTCGAAAAGGTCGCGCAAATGAAGTTTGCTCACCTTTTTGTAGTGTGCGGCAAGTGCTTTCCAAGCAGGCAACTGCGTCAGTGAAGGCATCTTTCGTGTTTTGGTTTTGTCTCTTACTTAAAGTTAGACAATTTGCAGTGAATTGGGCTAAAATGTGCCGTAAATGAACACCAAAGAAGTGAGACAAACAATAGTCTGCGGCGAAACAAAGTCGGGTGTCGCACTGGGACGAGCGAAGTTACTGGTAACGGGGTGTGTAATAGGGTTGCTGGGCTTGGCTGCAGCAGCGCCTTACTTAGCGGCGCAGGGTTTCCCAGAGTGTTACAGCGTATTCCATAGCGTCTGCCACCAAATTGGGGAACGATGTTTCTACATTGGTGAAAAACCGATGGCGCTCTGCGTGCGATGCACTGGCATCTATGCAGGTATTGCCGTGGGAGCGTGGCTGTATGCACCGCACAAAAAGCAGCGTCGCCGCTGGCTTCTGGGACTGCTTGCAGCCTGCGCCGTATTAGGCATAGATGTCAGCGCAGAGGCAATGGGTCTCTACCACAATTTCAAAGCATGGCGATTCATAACAGGACTTTTCTTCGGCGCAGCACTCTCGCCATTCCTAACCAGTGCACTCGCCGAGCAGCTTTGCCGAAGCAAAAGCCATGAGGCGTCCTACAATGGCAGTTAGTGCTTACTTCAACTTCTCGGATTGTGTCACCTTTTGGCAAAGAGAGAAGAAGTTGTAAGGAGCTGAGGCGATGGTATCTCGGAGCGCATAGCTGCTTTTTCTTCTGGGGCTAAATGCATAACTTTTAACTTTTCAAACTTTAAACAAAGAGCAAAACGAAAGATGAAGGTAAGTGTCTCCAAAGTCGATATCCGCACGCAAGCCTTAGATGCAGCGGGCTTCTTAGTCGCAAAAACAAATCGTCAGGAAGAACTGAGCCGACTTGCAGAGACCTTAGGGCTAAATGCATCGGGGCTCAATGGCGATTTCAAAGCAAACGAAGAAGAAGTGTTGATGTTCTATCCCAGAACGCAGGGAATCGAGGCAACGCGCGTCTGTTTGCTAGGACTAGGTGACCTTACATCGCTTGAAGCCATTCGCAAAGCTGCAGCAGCCTTTGCAACCAAAGCAAAAGACTTTCAGCTGGCAAAGGTCGGCATTGACCTCTCTAATGTCGAGATGCTCGCCAAAGCATTAGGCGAAACGCCGGACTATGTGGCACAAGCCGTGGTAGAAGGCTTTGAATTTGGGCGATATGAGTACACCGCACTAAAGACGGAGAAAATAAAGGAACTGAAGCAGGGCAAAGCCTTCAAGCCTGAAAAGAAAGTGGAGCTAAAAGAACTGATTCTCTTTACAACCGAACAAAGCTTCGCAGCGGTGAAGGAAGGAGCAGAAGTAGGTTATGTAATTGCCACATCGCAATCGGCAGTGCGAGACCTGATTAATGCGCCAAGTAATTATATGACCGCAACAGACCTTGCGAATGCCGCAAAAGCCTCTGGGAAAAAGTATGGTTACAAGGTGACAGTATTCGGCAAGGAGAAGTTGAAGCAATTAGGATTTGGTGGGTTGCTGGGGGTCAATAAAGGGAGCAGTGAACCGCCCACCTTTTCGATTCTCGAATACAAACCCTCAGGCAAGGTTCGCGGCAGAGTGGCGGTGATTGGCAAAGGGGTCACGTTTGATACAGGCGGTATCTCGCTCAAGCCCGCAGAAAATATGGGCGATATGAAAGCTGATATGTCCGGTGCAGCAGATGTCATTGGTATTGTTGAGATTGCCGCGCGCTTAAAGCTGCCGCTGCATGTGATTGGGGCCATTCCAGCAACCGACAATAAGCCTAGCGGCACAGCACAAAACCCAGGTGATGTGCTCACTACATACTCAGGCATCACGGTTGAGGTCGATAACACGGATGCCGAAGGTCGTTTGATTTTGGCAGATGCCCTAACCTACATCAAAGAGCAGTATGAGCCAGATGCAATCATTGACCTTGCCACGCTAACGGGGGCTTGCGTGGTAGCACTCGGTAACCCGGTGGCGGGGCTATTCTGCAACAACGATGAACTAGCCGATAAGCTCTTCAAAGCAGGCTTGCGCTCAGGTGAAAAGGTCTGGCGAATGCCACTCTGGGACGATTACGACAAGCAAATTAAGTCAGATGTAGCAGATGTGAAGAATGTGGGCGGTCGGGCAGCAGGTGCAATCACCGCAGCAAAATTTCTTGAGAAATTCATCGGCGACCACCGTGCATGGGCGCACATTGACATTGCAGGACCTGCATTTCCCTCGATGGGTGGTAAGCAGAGCAAAGGCAGCTCTGGCTTTGGCGTCAGACTGATTACAGAGGTGCTCCGAAGCTGGAATGGACAGGCACAAAAAAATTGAAAAAAATTTTGTTGGTGGACTTGCAAATTTGAAATGCACGGTGTATACTTGCATCCACAAGTGGCAAGCAGGTCGCGCCCGCGGCCTGTGGCATACGGTGTGGGGGACGTATGCCAGCCACGTTTTTTTATTTTAAATGCTCCAAAAAACCCGCGGTCGCAAGACGCCCTTGCACACGCTGCGCACGCTGTTGGAAGCTCGTGAAAAGATTCAAAGGCTAAGCGATGCTACAGAAACCAATTCTCATTTACGATGGCATTTGCAACTTGTGCATTCGCCTGATTCGATTCTTAGAGCCAATGAATCAATCAAGTGAAGGTGGACGAGTGATGTTTGTGCCATTTCAGAAAGCAGAAGAGTGGATAGCAAGATTTAATTTGTCGCCAAGCGCCTTGCAGGCTACCCTACATTTCATTGACCGAGACGGCAAGGTGTATGTGAGAGGTAAAGCTATTGAAAAACTGAGCGAGTATTTCCCGCTGCTCAGAATAGGTGGCGCATTTTTTTCGACTGAACTGGGAGAAGCACTCTACAAAGTAGTGGCGCAAAATCGCTATGAAGTCTTTGGATGCGCAGATGAATGCTATGTGGCTCAAAACCCAGAGAAGCCACCAGCACGCGGAGTAGAGTAACTTTACCATCAATGAAAAGCCTTTCAAGCAAAAGCGGAAAACGAATGAAGGTTTTGCATACGGCGGATATTCACATTGGCTACGACACGCACGGACGATTAGATGCGAAAACAGGATTGAACTCGCGCTGGCTGGATGTCAAGCGAAGTTTTGAGTTTATGGTCGAGAAAGCCATAGAAGAAGACATTGACCTGTTTCTCTTCTGCGGTGACGCATATCGCGATGCAATGCCAACACCTACGGAGCAGAGAATTTTCACTGCAGCCGTGCGTCCTCTACTGGAGCGCCAAATCCCAGTGGTGTGCATTGTCGGCAATCATGACCACCCTGTTTCATTCGGCAGAGCCAATGCGCTGCAAGTTTTCCCTGACCTGAATGGGCTAATCTACTTATTTGATAAGCCGAGAGCTCAAGATTTTGAGACTAAATCTGGTAAGGTGCGAATAGTTGGCTTGCCGTGGGCTTCAAAAAGTGCGCTAGCAGGTCTGAAACAACATGCACACAAAACTGACGAAGAGCTGCGCGCAGAAATGCATGAGATTTACATTGAGTTCATTGAAGCGCAAGCAGAAGAAGCAAAAGAGCTGCCCTATCCAGTGATTTTGGCAGGGCATCTCCATGTCGATGTAGCAGCGCTGAGTGAAGGCTCGGAGCGCATTCAGTTTGGTAGAGACCCAATGTTCGGCGTAGCGTCGCTGGCAAAGCGGGCGTTCAGCTATGTGGCGCTGGGGCACATTCACAAGCATCAAGATTTGAACCCGGGCGCAGTGGAGCGTGGCGAACCGCCAGTCGTCTATTCAGGCAGCATTGAGCGCATCAGCTTCTCAGAGGCAAATGACCCAAAGGGCTTTGTGATTGTGGAGTTCGATGACCAGAAGCGCGCTCATTATCGCTTTGTAGAGACGCCAGCGCGGCGTTTTCTGGATATTGCGATAGATGTCAGAGCGGAAGAGACGCCGATGCAAAAGGTAAAGAAGGAGCTGGAAAAATACTGTGCCAGTGAGTCAATCGTACGGGTTCGCATTGCTTGCAAGCCAGCGCAGCAGCGAGAAATTGACTTTAAGGCAATCAAAGATCAGCTCAGTAGTGCATTCAACATTTTGCCGATTCAACTCATCGTAGATGAAGAAAGGGCGACCGCACAGCCAGTGATTAACAAAGCAATGTCAATGAGAGAAGCACTAGTGCGTTACATTGATGTAAAGCGGCATGACCTTGTGCAAAAGAAAGAAAAGCTACTTGCAAAGTTTGATGAGTTGGCGGCAAGCTGAGAAGCGTAGCGTGGCAACAGTTACTTGATAAGGTGATTAGGCACGCCCAGTGGATAGAGCTTTTGAATTTCGGCTTGGATTCTCTGAATTCGGTTTTCAGGGTTCGGGTGAGTGCTGAAAAATTCAGGCGGACGTGCGCCACCAGTCGCTTGGTCTAAAATTTTCATCACTTCAATCATGGCGCGTGGGTCGTAGCCTGCTTCGGACATAAAACGTACGCCAAGAGCGTCAGATTCCAACTCTTCGTCACGACTGTAGCTCATTCCAACTAGTTCGCCGATGACAGCTGCTATCTGTGTAGCTGAAGCATCACCAGTGGCAACCGCCACAGCGCCTGTGAGACCTTGTGTAAGCTTATTTTTCGCAAGTCGCTGTGAGCTATGGCGAGCTACCACGTGCCCAATCTCATGTCCAAGCACACCTGCTAATTGCCCTTCAGTTTGCAGACGGTTGTAAAGCCCAGTGGTGATGAAGACTTGTCCGCCGGGCAGGGCAAACGCATTGACCGTCTTGGGGTCGTTAAGGAGATGAAACTCAAACTTCCACGCCGTTGCTCCTGCAGCGCTCTTTTGCACAATGCGATGTCCAACCTTGTCAATCAAGTCCTGCAAAGCTTTATCGGGGTGCAAGCCGCCATATTGGCGAATCATCTGTGGCGTGGCTTTTAAGCCCAATGCAATTTCCTGACCGGGCGTTAGGTCAACAAACTGGGTTTTGCCTGTGATAGGATTTCGCTCGCATGTGGAAAAGTATGAGACCAGCGAAATAACCACAATTACAAGCGCAATGATGAGGCGCAGCGACCAAAAAGATTGTTCATCACGATAGAAACCCCACATTGTTGATTTACCTGTCTTTGCGCATCCTTACGTCAAAAAAGGCTTGAAAGTTTCAAAGGAGAGGGACTGAACACCAATAGAGAAAAAAGAAATGCCATCTTTCTGCAGCACTGTATCACGCTTGAAAGTGCTTTTTTGCGTAGATTCGAAAGTTTCATTCAGAACCCTACAAATATGGCTTTTTCGTTTCAAACGGAGCACATCTTCTTAGAGTGCATCAAGCCGGCGGTACGACAAATGTCGGCTTATACGGTCGAGGGCGGTCAGTATGCTGGCATCAAACTCAATCAGAATGAAAATCCGTTTGATTTGCCTGAGTGGCTCAAGCGTGAGATTCTCGAGCGCTTTTTGCAGGAGCCATGGAACCGCTACCCGAGCACCTTCGCAGACGAAGCGGTGGCTCAATATGCGAATTTTATTGGCGTGCCTAAGGAGTGCGTGATGATGGGTAATGGCTCTAATGAGCTGATTTACACAATTTTCTTAGCCATCTTGCGCCGCACAGCATCGGTGTTGATTCCAGCGCCATCGTTTTCACTCTACGATAAGGTTGCCGCACTCTTGGAAGCGGAGATTTTGCACGTGGCAATGACGCCATCGCTGGAGTTTGATACAGAGCAAATTCTCGAGGAAGCAGAACGCAGTGCACCAGCGCTCATTGTGCTTTCAACAGCGAACAACCCGACCAGCAGGGCAATGAAATTTGAAGATATTGCTCGAATTGCATCAGAGACGCGCGCGCTGGTTTTGGTCGATGAAGCCTACGCAGAGTTTTCACGCGAACGCTCGGCGCTGGAACTGCTGGAAACTCACCCGAATGTGATTGTGTTACGCACACTTTCCAAAGCATTCTCATTGGCAGGGTTGCGCATTGGTTTTGCAATTAGTAACCCAGCCCTAATGGCAGAGTTG
Proteins encoded in this window:
- a CDS encoding DUF2085 domain-containing protein — its product is MRQTIVCGETKSGVALGRAKLLVTGCVIGLLGLAAAAPYLAAQGFPECYSVFHSVCHQIGERCFYIGEKPMALCVRCTGIYAGIAVGAWLYAPHKKQRRRWLLGLLAACAVLGIDVSAEAMGLYHNFKAWRFITGLFFGAALSPFLTSALAEQLCRSKSHEASYNGS
- a CDS encoding leucyl aminopeptidase, coding for MKVSVSKVDIRTQALDAAGFLVAKTNRQEELSRLAETLGLNASGLNGDFKANEEEVLMFYPRTQGIEATRVCLLGLGDLTSLEAIRKAAAAFATKAKDFQLAKVGIDLSNVEMLAKALGETPDYVAQAVVEGFEFGRYEYTALKTEKIKELKQGKAFKPEKKVELKELILFTTEQSFAAVKEGAEVGYVIATSQSAVRDLINAPSNYMTATDLANAAKASGKKYGYKVTVFGKEKLKQLGFGGLLGVNKGSSEPPTFSILEYKPSGKVRGRVAVIGKGVTFDTGGISLKPAENMGDMKADMSGAADVIGIVEIAARLKLPLHVIGAIPATDNKPSGTAQNPGDVLTTYSGITVEVDNTDAEGRLILADALTYIKEQYEPDAIIDLATLTGACVVALGNPVAGLFCNNDELADKLFKAGLRSGEKVWRMPLWDDYDKQIKSDVADVKNVGGRAAGAITAAKFLEKFIGDHRAWAHIDIAGPAFPSMGGKQSKGSSGFGVRLITEVLRSWNGQAQKN
- a CDS encoding DUF393 domain-containing protein gives rise to the protein MLQKPILIYDGICNLCIRLIRFLEPMNQSSEGGRVMFVPFQKAEEWIARFNLSPSALQATLHFIDRDGKVYVRGKAIEKLSEYFPLLRIGGAFFSTELGEALYKVVAQNRYEVFGCADECYVAQNPEKPPARGVE
- a CDS encoding exonuclease SbcCD subunit D, yielding MKSLSSKSGKRMKVLHTADIHIGYDTHGRLDAKTGLNSRWLDVKRSFEFMVEKAIEEDIDLFLFCGDAYRDAMPTPTEQRIFTAAVRPLLERQIPVVCIVGNHDHPVSFGRANALQVFPDLNGLIYLFDKPRAQDFETKSGKVRIVGLPWASKSALAGLKQHAHKTDEELRAEMHEIYIEFIEAQAEEAKELPYPVILAGHLHVDVAALSEGSERIQFGRDPMFGVASLAKRAFSYVALGHIHKHQDLNPGAVERGEPPVVYSGSIERISFSEANDPKGFVIVEFDDQKRAHYRFVETPARRFLDIAIDVRAEETPMQKVKKELEKYCASESIVRVRIACKPAQQREIDFKAIKDQLSSAFNILPIQLIVDEERATAQPVINKAMSMREALVRYIDVKRHDLVQKKEKLLAKFDELAAS
- a CDS encoding M48 family metallopeptidase, which gives rise to MWGFYRDEQSFWSLRLIIALVIVVISLVSYFSTCERNPITGKTQFVDLTPGQEIALGLKATPQMIRQYGGLHPDKALQDLIDKVGHRIVQKSAAGATAWKFEFHLLNDPKTVNAFALPGGQVFITTGLYNRLQTEGQLAGVLGHEIGHVVARHSSQRLAKNKLTQGLTGAVAVATGDASATQIAAVIGELVGMSYSRDEELESDALGVRFMSEAGYDPRAMIEVMKILDQATGGARPPEFFSTHPNPENRIQRIQAEIQKLYPLGVPNHLIK
- the hisC gene encoding histidinol-phosphate transaminase; protein product: MAFSFQTEHIFLECIKPAVRQMSAYTVEGGQYAGIKLNQNENPFDLPEWLKREILERFLQEPWNRYPSTFADEAVAQYANFIGVPKECVMMGNGSNELIYTIFLAILRRTASVLIPAPSFSLYDKVAALLEAEILHVAMTPSLEFDTEQILEEAERSAPALIVLSTANNPTSRAMKFEDIARIASETRALVLVDEAYAEFSRERSALELLETHPNVIVLRTLSKAFSLAGLRIGFAISNPALMAELRKPKIPFASSRLAEIAVIKILEHYSLVQASVKQILSERARLLCALREIPRLRALESDTNFIIIQVEQPKQLFEALRAKGILVRDVSKYPLMEKCLRISVGTPEENDHLLSELRQLCA